CCGAATGCGCCCGATACAAGTCTACGAGTCGCTGCTCGTATGTCCGTAGGTCGTTGTGGATTTGTGTAAAAATGGTCGTTGAAACTGGATCGGTTGTTGCTGCCATTAAAGCTCCAATATCACCTATACCAGTTTGCACATCTCCTAAAGCACTACGCAATTGGTATATGTCATCGCTTCCTGTGAGGGCAGTTTTCACTTTTGCATACTGGTTAGCGATATTTGCTGTCAAGGAAGGCTTTTCACCTAATTGATCCAGACGTGCTTCCAATATTTTGATATTGCGCTGTTTGCTTCCTACCATTTCTTGAAAGACAGAGTTCACTTGTGGCTCTGATTCTTTTTGGATGTAATTTTCCAGCGCTTCTAAAGAATAACGCTCACCAGCAAGAGATGTATTTAACGCTTTGACAATATCACCCTTGGTAGAACCGCCCCAAGCATCAGCGAGTTTCCACCACTCAGCTGCTGTGTCTTTTTCGTTTGGTAATGCTGCATCTTTACCGCCATATCCCAATCGGCTCAAAATAGCTGTGGTAAAAATGGCTAAGTCTCCAGGTTGGCGTGATGTAATTAAGTTACCATCAACGACTAAAGGCTCATCTATATAATTAGCACCCGCATTAATCATGTCTTTGCGAATCGCCAAGAAGCCTGTCGCTTGCTTACCTCGAAGCAAATCCCCTTCAATCAAAACTTGTGGACCGTGACAAACAGCAGCTACAATCTTTCCTTGCTGCATAGCTTCTTGCACAAATCTAACAGTGTTGGGATTGCGGCGCATTTTATCAGGAGCCATACCACCAGGAACAATTACAGCATCAAATTCGGATGCGATCGCTTCTGATGTTGTACCATCAGCTTGTTTGGAAAGTTTACCTTGTTTGCCTTTGTAGGTTTCATTCATCCGAGCACCAAGGACAACAATCTCTATTCCTGCTTGTTTTATAGCGTTGTATGGAACTTGAAACTCCGAATCCTCTACATAGTTTTCTATGAGGATAGCTACTCTTTTTTTTCCAGAATGATTGTTATGTTGTACCATGGTATCTCCTTGTAAGTTTATAATAGCTAATGGCTAATTGTAGGTTTTTCAGATTTATTAGCCATTAGCTATTAACAATTAGCCATTGTTGGTGAGACGGGAAATAACTCTGCATAGTCGTCTGAGAAATTAGCCTGAAAATCCTGAAACTCACCTGGTGTGACAGCGTTCCGCAGTACAGCGAAGACAGCACGAGTGTGTGTTGCTGCAGC
This genomic interval from Scytonema hofmannii PCC 7110 contains the following:
- a CDS encoding DJ-1/PfpI/YhbO family deglycase/protease, coding for MVQHNNHSGKKRVAILIENYVEDSEFQVPYNAIKQAGIEIVVLGARMNETYKGKQGKLSKQADGTTSEAIASEFDAVIVPGGMAPDKMRRNPNTVRFVQEAMQQGKIVAAVCHGPQVLIEGDLLRGKQATGFLAIRKDMINAGANYIDEPLVVDGNLITSRQPGDLAIFTTAILSRLGYGGKDAALPNEKDTAAEWWKLADAWGGSTKGDIVKALNTSLAGERYSLEALENYIQKESEPQVNSVFQEMVGSKQRNIKILEARLDQLGEKPSLTANIANQYAKVKTALTGSDDIYQLRSALGDVQTGIGDIGALMAATTDPVSTTIFTQIHNDLRTYEQRLVDLYRAHSGAGVKPAKPTTGAAVSM